Proteins found in one Bicyclus anynana chromosome 26, ilBicAnyn1.1, whole genome shotgun sequence genomic segment:
- the LOC112050936 gene encoding transcription initiation factor TFIID subunit 10 produces the protein MQMSRIGSPSVGMDEDSGAGHALSDFLLQLENYNPSIPDSVVAYYLNMAGFESQDPRMIRLIALASQKFLSDIANDALQHCKMRTSSQINQSSKNAKGPKEKKYVMSMEDLVPALQEYGISAKKPHYYV, from the exons ATGCAGATGAGTCGTATAGGTTCACCATCGGTCGGAATGGACGAGGATTCTGGAGCAGGTCATGCCCTGAGTGACTTTTTGCTTCAACTTGAGAACTACAATCCTTCTATACCAGATTCCGTTGTtgcatattatttaaacatggcTGGATTTGAATCTCAGGATCCTAG GATGATAAGACTAATAGCACTGGCATCTCAGAAGTTTCTCTCCGACATTGCAAACGATGCCCTGCAGCACTGCAAGATGAGGACATCCAGCCAAATCAACCAGAGCTCCAAGAACGCCAAGGGCCCCAAGGAGAAGAAATACGTCATGAGCATGGAAGACTTGGTACCCGCACTACAGGAGTATGGGATATCAGCCAAGAAACCTCATTACTATGTTTGA
- the LOC112050931 gene encoding ADP,ATP carrier protein, whose protein sequence is MSNLADPVAFAKDFLAGGISAAVSKTAVAPIERVKLLLQVQHVSKQIAEDQRYKGIIDAFVRIPKEQGLISFWRGNFANVIRYFPTQALNFAFKDKYKQVFLGGVDKNTQFWRYFAGNLASGGAAGATSLCFVYPLDFARTRLAADVGKGDGQREFTGLGNCLTKIFKSDGLAGLYRGFGVSVQGIIIYRAAYFGFYDTARGMLPDPKNTPIVISWAIAQTVTTVAGIISYPFDTVRRRMMMQSGRAKSEVLYKGTLHCWATIARTEGGGAFFKGAFSNVLRGTGGAFVLVLYDEIKKLLG, encoded by the coding sequence ATGTCGAACCTCGCAGATCCAGTCGCGTTCGCCAAGGACTTCCTCGCCGGCGGTATCTCGGCCGCCGTGTCCAAGACCGCCGTAGCGCCCATCGAGCGCGTCAAGCTGCTGCTGCAGGTGCAGCACGTCAGCAAGCAGATCGCCGAGGACCAGCGCTACAAAGGTATCATCGACGCCTTCGTCCGCATTCCCAAAGAGCAGGGCCTGATCTCGTTCTGGCGTGGAAACTTCGCCAACGTCATCAGGTACTTCCCCACGCAGGCGCTCAACTTCGCCTTCAAAGACAAGTACAAGCAGGTGTTCCTCGGAGGAGTCGACAAGAACACGCAGTTCTGGCGCTACTTCGCCGGCAACTTGGCGTCGGGCGGTGCCGCCGGCGCCACCTCGCTGTGCTTCGTGTACCCGCTCGACTTCGCGAGAACCCGGCTCGCCGCCGACGTCGGCAAGGGCGACGGCCAGCGCGAGTTCACCGGTCTGGGCAACTGCCTGACCAAGATCTTCAAGTCTGATGGGCTCGCCGGCCTGTACAGAGGCTTCGGCGTGTCGGTGCAGGGCATCATCATCTACCGCGCCGCGTACTTCGGTTTCTACGACACAGCGCGCGGCATGCTGCCCGACCCCAAGAACACGCCCATCGTCATCAGCTGGGCCATCGCGCAGACCGTCACCACCGTGGCCGGCATCATCTCCTACCCCTTCGACACGGTGCGGCGGCGCATGATGATGCAGTCGGGCCGCGCCAAGAGCGAGGTGCTGTACAAGGGCACGCTGCACTGCTGGGCCACCATCGCGCGCACGGAGGGAGGCGGCGCCTTCTTCAAGGGCGCCTTCTCCAACGTGCTCAGAGGCACCGGCGGCGCCTTCGTGTTGGTGCTGTACGACGAAATCAAGAAGCTCCTAGGTTAG